Proteins found in one Mucilaginibacter gracilis genomic segment:
- a CDS encoding DUF4397 domain-containing protein, translating into MKKKSSIIAICVISLIAIIVGCGKAVIHYGDITLLDDNHATIKINNESMYANARTVFYKINDQRISGLLPARSPFPGGGYNTGGNSTADVLEVPSGAVKFSMVMPHKFDNGTDSVVLYSTTLQLTGNTSYTLHTADTAANTQSVLIKENLALADSGSARFHFVNLMPATPAVDIYYGASAATAADQSSDTLLVSNLQFMQNSPDVVLKIVGANRIWKVRAAGAAKTAAAVISSYTSTNVPASTRVYVGFAIGYVGKTTAAQKPYVSFMLLR; encoded by the coding sequence ATGAAAAAGAAAAGTTCAATTATAGCTATCTGCGTTATTAGCCTGATTGCTATCATCGTTGGCTGTGGCAAGGCTGTGATACATTATGGCGATATAACATTGTTGGATGATAACCACGCTACTATTAAAATAAATAACGAATCAATGTATGCCAATGCCCGTACAGTTTTTTACAAAATAAACGATCAGCGCATAAGTGGGTTATTGCCTGCCCGATCACCATTCCCTGGTGGCGGTTATAATACTGGTGGTAATAGCACTGCTGATGTTTTAGAGGTTCCTTCAGGAGCAGTTAAGTTTTCGATGGTAATGCCACATAAGTTTGATAACGGAACAGATTCGGTGGTATTGTATAGTACTACTTTGCAGTTAACAGGTAATACCAGTTACACATTACATACCGCTGACACAGCAGCAAACACGCAAAGTGTGTTAATTAAAGAAAACCTGGCGTTAGCAGATTCCGGTTCGGCCCGGTTCCACTTTGTAAATTTAATGCCAGCCACACCCGCAGTAGATATATACTACGGTGCCAGTGCCGCAACCGCTGCCGACCAAAGTTCGGATACGTTGCTGGTTAGTAATTTGCAGTTTATGCAAAATAGTCCGGATGTGGTATTGAAAATTGTAGGTGCAAACCGTATTTGGAAGGTACGTGCAGCTGGCGCGGCTAAAACAGCCGCGGCTGTTATCTCTTCGTATACAAGTACAAACGTGCCAGCAAGTACGCGTGTTTATGTAGGTTTTGCAATAGGATATGTAGGTAAAACAACAGCAGCACAAAAGCCTTATGTTTCATTTATGCTGCTCCGATGA
- a CDS encoding amidohydrolase family protein produces the protein MKKTILSLGGLLLGTALAHAQANISPAKAQSKPIVITGATIHVGNGQVINNGYIAFDKGKITAIGEGKAPNTAGAEVINATGKQVYPGFICPVTTLGLVEIEEGARGTIDDAETGDLNPHVRSLVAYNTDSKVIPTVRSNGILLAQPTPSGGLISGESSVVQLDAWNWEDAAYKKDIAVHLNWPSAGGGRGFGGGRRAAATTTPQETPAERAQKAIDNIVNLFTQAKAYNELAKPEVTNIRFEAMRGLFNGSKKLFVIADGAKEIVQAVKFAKQFNLSEVIVGGKQSYLVTNILRDNNVPVIIRETQTVPERDEDDVYLPYKLPHILQDAGVMYGLTGTGFWRQRNLPFEAGQAVSYGLTKEQALAMITINNAKILGIDKTTGTLETGKDANLFISAGDALDMITIDVQTAFIQGRDINLDNLHKQLYRKFADKYGVKAD, from the coding sequence ATGAAAAAAACCATATTAAGTTTAGGGGGATTATTGCTCGGCACAGCCCTCGCCCATGCGCAGGCCAATATTTCGCCGGCAAAAGCACAATCAAAACCCATCGTAATTACGGGCGCAACCATCCATGTTGGTAACGGGCAGGTCATCAACAACGGTTACATCGCCTTCGATAAAGGCAAAATTACCGCCATTGGCGAAGGCAAAGCACCAAATACCGCCGGTGCCGAAGTTATTAACGCCACAGGCAAACAGGTTTACCCTGGCTTTATTTGCCCGGTAACTACACTGGGCTTAGTTGAGATAGAAGAAGGTGCCCGTGGCACCATTGATGATGCCGAAACCGGCGATCTTAACCCTCACGTGCGGTCGTTAGTGGCTTATAATACCGATTCTAAGGTGATACCAACCGTCCGTTCTAACGGCATTTTGCTGGCGCAGCCAACACCAAGCGGCGGCTTAATTTCGGGCGAATCGTCTGTTGTGCAACTGGACGCCTGGAACTGGGAAGATGCCGCTTATAAAAAAGATATAGCCGTGCACCTAAACTGGCCGAGCGCAGGTGGCGGTCGTGGTTTTGGTGGGGGCCGCCGCGCAGCAGCTACAACAACACCGCAGGAAACCCCGGCCGAACGCGCCCAAAAAGCTATTGATAACATTGTTAACCTTTTTACCCAGGCCAAAGCCTATAACGAACTTGCCAAGCCCGAAGTAACCAATATCCGCTTTGAGGCCATGAGGGGTTTATTTAACGGCAGCAAAAAGCTGTTTGTAATTGCCGATGGTGCTAAAGAGATTGTGCAGGCCGTAAAGTTTGCCAAGCAATTTAACCTTTCGGAAGTTATTGTTGGCGGCAAACAGTCGTACCTGGTAACCAACATTTTGCGGGATAACAATGTACCCGTCATCATCCGTGAAACCCAAACCGTACCCGAACGCGACGAAGACGACGTTTACCTGCCCTACAAATTACCCCACATTTTACAGGATGCAGGTGTAATGTATGGCCTAACAGGCACAGGCTTTTGGCGCCAGCGCAACTTACCTTTTGAGGCCGGGCAGGCAGTAAGCTACGGCCTAACCAAAGAGCAGGCACTAGCTATGATAACCATTAACAACGCCAAAATTTTAGGTATCGACAAAACAACCGGAACCCTCGAAACCGGTAAAGACGCCAACCTGTTCATCTCAGCCGGGGACGCCTTGGACATGATAACCATCGACGTACAAACCGCCTTCATCCAGGGCCGCGACATTAACCTCGATAACCTGCACAAACAACTATACCGCAAGTTTGCCGATAAATACGGCGTAAAGGCCGATTAA
- a CDS encoding amidohydrolase family protein, whose translation MKKTLLFCFAILMAFYTQAQQTYQVNGAWDVRPGLYAFTNATIVVSADQTINNGTLLIKDRVIESVGAGIPIPKGYIVVDLKGKFVYPSLVDAFTTYGTPETARQAFGAGGFSGVRTSVPNSTKAGAYGWNEAIKPEMNVKAVFHADATQSVDLKKNGFGTVQSIIRDGIARGTSAAVTLGDERDNLVMLNDQSAANYSFSKGTAATNYPSSLMGCVALLRQTYYDAQWYKNQKEEYNISLDEFNKTQSLPQLFEVNDVASVLRAAKIGKEFGKQYLFKTEGKEYRRIDAVKATGSAFIIPLTFPAPYDVEDPIDARNVSFEQLKDWELAPTNPAALEKAGVKFAITSYGITNARDFWTNLKKAIDLGLSKKQALSSLTTIPAEMLGIADKVGTLGKGKMANFLITSDSLFKADNIIYENWIEGRQYVVSRMDVADLRGTYTITGDGLANTTLRLSGTPGTYTASVLRSGADSAMVTGTFTRGGDIVGLYFDFKSKPAGIIRLSGYISATSPITFKGTAVMPDGANSTFTATYTGPVPAGGFGGGRRGGGAADAAAAVKPNLTVGPVIYPFVAYGNAVLPKAETVLFKNATVWTNEKQGILTNTDVLIENGKIKAVGKNLAAGNAKIVDATGKHICAGIVDEHSHIAATGGINEGTQAVSAEVRIADVLDADDINLYRQLAGGVTTSHILHGSANPIGGQTQLIKHRWGVLPDEMKFEGSDGFIKFALGENVKGSNNGGINTNPRFPQTRMGVEEVYIDEFTRAKEYKAARAVKDNTVRRDLELDAIVEILDNKRFITCHSYVQSELNMLMHVSDSMGFHINTFTHILEGYKVADKMKAHNIAGSTFSDWWAYKNEVAEAIPYNGKLMHEVGLVTGFNSDDEEMARRLNQEAGKAVTYGKMSEEEALKLVTLNPAKMLHVDNRIGSIKPGKDADLVVWSTDPLSIYAVAEKTYVDGIPYWDLSKDAENQRAMKLESGRLIQKMIEAKNGGASTQRPAFNRRRAYECETLEEDQFVVEDDYIQDVKQRAILHAAQKNQ comes from the coding sequence ATGAAAAAAACTTTACTTTTTTGCTTCGCCATTTTAATGGCGTTTTATACGCAGGCGCAGCAAACCTACCAGGTTAATGGCGCCTGGGACGTGCGCCCCGGCTTGTATGCCTTTACCAACGCAACCATTGTGGTAAGCGCCGATCAAACCATTAACAACGGCACTTTACTTATTAAAGACAGGGTTATCGAATCCGTTGGAGCGGGTATCCCTATCCCGAAAGGATATATTGTTGTTGATTTAAAGGGCAAATTTGTTTACCCCTCGCTTGTTGATGCCTTTACTACTTACGGCACGCCCGAAACTGCACGGCAGGCTTTTGGCGCCGGTGGTTTTAGCGGTGTACGCACATCGGTACCCAATTCTACCAAAGCTGGTGCTTATGGTTGGAACGAAGCTATAAAGCCCGAAATGAATGTAAAAGCAGTTTTCCATGCAGATGCGACGCAATCTGTCGATTTGAAAAAAAATGGATTTGGTACCGTACAATCTATCATTCGTGATGGTATTGCCCGCGGAACCTCGGCAGCCGTTACTTTGGGCGACGAGCGCGATAACCTGGTGATGCTAAACGACCAGTCGGCAGCCAATTATTCGTTTAGTAAAGGCACGGCGGCAACAAATTACCCATCGTCGTTAATGGGTTGCGTGGCCCTGCTTCGCCAAACTTACTATGATGCCCAATGGTATAAAAACCAAAAGGAAGAGTACAATATATCGTTAGACGAATTTAACAAAACCCAAAGCTTACCCCAGTTATTTGAAGTTAACGATGTGGCCAGCGTACTGCGCGCGGCCAAAATAGGCAAGGAGTTTGGCAAGCAATATCTATTTAAAACCGAGGGTAAAGAGTACAGGCGCATTGATGCCGTTAAAGCAACCGGTTCGGCCTTTATTATCCCGCTAACTTTCCCTGCCCCTTATGATGTTGAGGATCCTATTGATGCCCGCAACGTAAGTTTTGAGCAATTGAAAGATTGGGAACTGGCACCAACCAACCCTGCCGCGCTCGAAAAAGCGGGTGTTAAGTTCGCCATAACTTCATACGGTATAACCAATGCCCGCGATTTTTGGACTAACCTTAAAAAAGCTATCGATTTAGGTTTGAGCAAAAAGCAAGCCTTAAGCTCGCTAACCACAATCCCCGCCGAAATGCTGGGCATTGCAGATAAGGTGGGCACCTTGGGCAAAGGCAAAATGGCCAACTTCCTCATCACGTCCGACAGTCTTTTTAAGGCTGATAACATTATTTACGAAAACTGGATAGAGGGCCGCCAATACGTAGTGAGCCGTATGGATGTAGCCGACCTGCGCGGAACATATACCATTACCGGCGATGGCCTGGCTAACACCACTTTAAGGTTAAGCGGCACACCCGGAACCTATACCGCAAGCGTTTTACGCTCGGGTGCCGACAGTGCAATGGTAACCGGCACTTTTACCCGAGGGGGGGATATTGTAGGTTTATATTTTGATTTTAAAAGCAAACCTGCAGGTATCATCCGGTTGTCGGGCTATATATCAGCTACATCGCCCATAACGTTTAAAGGGACGGCAGTAATGCCCGATGGTGCCAATAGCACCTTTACAGCCACCTATACCGGCCCTGTACCCGCAGGTGGTTTTGGAGGTGGCCGTCGCGGTGGTGGAGCTGCGGATGCTGCCGCAGCAGTTAAACCCAACTTAACTGTTGGCCCGGTAATTTACCCTTTTGTAGCTTATGGTAACGCCGTGTTGCCTAAAGCCGAAACCGTATTATTTAAAAATGCCACCGTTTGGACAAACGAAAAACAAGGTATACTAACCAATACCGATGTATTGATTGAGAATGGCAAAATAAAAGCCGTGGGCAAAAACCTTGCTGCGGGCAACGCCAAAATTGTAGATGCTACGGGCAAGCACATTTGCGCGGGTATTGTTGATGAGCATTCGCACATTGCAGCAACCGGCGGTATAAACGAAGGTACCCAGGCCGTTAGTGCCGAGGTGCGTATTGCAGATGTTTTAGATGCCGACGATATTAACCTTTACCGCCAGTTAGCGGGTGGCGTAACCACTTCGCACATACTGCACGGTTCGGCTAACCCAATTGGGGGCCAAACTCAGCTAATTAAACACCGTTGGGGTGTATTGCCGGATGAAATGAAGTTTGAAGGCTCGGACGGGTTTATCAAATTTGCCCTGGGCGAAAACGTAAAGGGCAGCAACAACGGCGGTATCAATACCAACCCCCGTTTCCCGCAAACCCGTATGGGCGTTGAGGAAGTTTATATCGACGAGTTTACCCGCGCAAAAGAGTACAAAGCTGCACGCGCCGTTAAAGATAATACCGTGCGCCGCGACCTGGAGCTGGACGCCATTGTTGAAATTTTGGATAATAAACGCTTCATTACCTGTCACTCCTACGTACAATCGGAATTGAATATGCTGATGCATGTTTCCGATTCTATGGGCTTCCACATCAATACCTTTACCCACATTTTGGAAGGCTATAAGGTTGCCGATAAAATGAAGGCTCACAACATTGCGGGTTCTACCTTTAGCGATTGGTGGGCCTACAAAAACGAAGTTGCCGAAGCTATACCCTACAATGGCAAGCTGATGCACGAGGTTGGCCTGGTTACTGGCTTCAATTCCGACGATGAAGAAATGGCGCGCCGCTTAAACCAGGAAGCTGGCAAAGCCGTAACTTACGGCAAAATGAGCGAAGAAGAAGCTTTAAAACTGGTTACCCTTAACCCCGCCAAAATGCTGCATGTGGATAACCGCATTGGCAGCATTAAACCCGGTAAAGATGCCGATTTGGTTGTATGGTCAACCGACCCGTTATCAATTTACGCCGTTGCCGAGAAAACATATGTTGACGGTATACCGTATTGGGATTTATCAAAAGATGCCGAAAACCAAAGAGCCATGAAACTCGAGTCGGGCCGTTTGATCCAAAAAATGATCGAGGCTAAAAACGGTGGTGCATCTACACAAAGGCCAGCGTTTAACCGCCGCCGCGCATACGAATGTGAAACCCTGGAAGAGGACCAATTTGTAGTTGAGGACGATTACATACAAGATGTAAAACAACGCGCCATATTACATGCAGCTCAAAAAAATCAATAA
- a CDS encoding cytochrome B, which produces MNAYSFFKYFHSGFRYVVVVLVLLAILQSIAGLLGKKPYTNGNRLINLFAMISAHTQLLLGVVLYFLSPFVEFSSQTMKQPDTRYWTVEHLTMMLFAIVLITIGHSRSKKAVLPELKHRAVLIFYGLALLVVIVAIIQSHRSLFGISA; this is translated from the coding sequence ATGAACGCTTATAGCTTTTTTAAATATTTCCATTCGGGTTTCAGGTATGTGGTGGTGGTTTTGGTATTGCTGGCCATATTGCAATCAATAGCCGGCTTGCTGGGTAAAAAGCCCTATACCAACGGAAACAGGCTTATAAACCTGTTTGCCATGATATCTGCACATACACAATTGCTTTTAGGGGTAGTGCTTTATTTTTTAAGTCCGTTTGTGGAGTTTAGCAGCCAAACCATGAAACAGCCCGACACCCGTTACTGGACGGTTGAACATTTAACCATGATGCTTTTTGCAATTGTTTTAATAACAATTGGCCACAGCCGATCAAAAAAAGCGGTATTGCCCGAGCTTAAGCACCGTGCCGTATTGATATTTTATGGCTTGGCCCTGTTGGTTGTAATAGTGGCTATCATTCAAAGCCACAGGTCATTATTTGGCATTTCGGCATAA
- a CDS encoding anthranilate synthase component I family protein: MAKYKLTTTYKKLLADTTTPVSIYLRLRDVFPNALLLESSDYHSRENSLSYVCCDPIAGLILNNGDLQTQYPNGTTQTVEKGGFELVKQIEDFIAAFEADETPLKVISNGLFGYFTHEAVEHFETIRLKVVADDIKKIPEMQYHIYRYIIAIDHFKNELYIFHNQYDGEANEGGLQKVEFLIKNKNFPEYNFETNGQEQSNLTDDEFKAMVEKMKTHIYRGDVFQIVPSRAFSTPFLGDEFNVYRSLRSINPSPYLFYFDYGNFRIFGSSPEAQITIKNRTASIFPIAGTIKRTGNDESDIIEARRLENDPKESAEHVMLVDLARNDLSRHCENVEVKTFKEVQYYSHLIHLVSHVSGKLKPGVSSFKIVADTFPAGTLSGAPKFRAMEIIDENEKTKRSFYSGAIGYLGFNGDFIHAIMIRSFLSKNNVLHYQAGAGIVADSVAESELQEVNNKIAALRKAIDMAQTI, from the coding sequence ATGGCAAAATATAAATTAACAACAACCTACAAAAAGCTGCTGGCCGATACCACAACGCCCGTAAGCATATACCTACGCTTGCGCGATGTTTTCCCCAATGCCTTATTGTTAGAAAGCTCCGACTACCACAGTCGCGAAAACAGCCTAAGCTATGTTTGCTGCGACCCGATAGCCGGATTGATATTGAACAACGGCGACTTGCAAACCCAATACCCCAACGGTACTACCCAAACCGTTGAAAAGGGCGGCTTTGAGCTGGTTAAGCAAATTGAAGATTTTATTGCTGCCTTTGAAGCCGACGAAACACCATTAAAGGTAATATCCAACGGGTTGTTTGGCTATTTTACCCACGAAGCAGTTGAGCATTTTGAAACTATACGCCTCAAGGTAGTTGCCGACGATATAAAAAAAATCCCCGAAATGCAGTACCATATTTACAGGTACATTATTGCTATCGATCATTTTAAAAACGAGCTGTATATTTTCCATAACCAGTACGATGGCGAAGCCAACGAAGGTGGCTTGCAGAAAGTTGAGTTTTTAATAAAGAACAAAAACTTCCCCGAATATAACTTTGAAACCAACGGCCAGGAACAATCAAACCTTACGGATGATGAATTTAAGGCGATGGTTGAAAAAATGAAAACGCATATTTATCGCGGCGATGTTTTCCAGATTGTACCCTCGCGGGCTTTTTCTACCCCGTTTTTGGGCGATGAGTTTAATGTGTACCGGTCGTTACGCTCTATCAACCCTTCGCCATATCTGTTTTATTTCGACTATGGCAATTTCAGGATATTCGGGTCGTCGCCCGAAGCACAGATCACCATTAAAAACCGTACAGCAAGCATATTCCCGATAGCCGGAACTATTAAACGGACAGGCAACGATGAGAGCGATATTATAGAGGCCCGCCGTTTGGAGAACGACCCCAAAGAATCTGCCGAGCACGTGATGCTGGTTGATTTGGCCCGTAATGATTTAAGCCGCCATTGCGAAAATGTAGAGGTTAAAACCTTTAAAGAAGTTCAATACTATTCCCATTTAATCCATTTGGTATCGCACGTAAGCGGGAAATTGAAGCCGGGTGTTTCGTCGTTTAAAATTGTGGCCGATACCTTCCCGGCTGGTACGCTAAGCGGTGCGCCCAAATTTAGGGCAATGGAAATTATTGACGAGAACGAAAAAACCAAACGCAGCTTTTATAGCGGTGCCATAGGTTACCTGGGCTTCAACGGCGATTTTATCCACGCTATAATGATACGTTCGTTTTTAAGTAAAAACAATGTGCTGCATTACCAGGCGGGAGCAGGCATAGTTGCCGATTCGGTAGCCGAAAGCGAACTACAGGAAGTAAACAACAAAATTGCCGCCCTACGCAAAGCAATTGATATGGCGCAAACTATTTAA
- a CDS encoding four helix bundle protein has protein sequence MHNFKELKVWQAGIQLSKSIFILTKTFPNDEKIGLVSQMNRAAVSIPSNIAEGCGRKSGKELHQFLNIALGSAFELETQLIIAKEFDYINNETLNTTCNLVTGIQKMISGLQKSIAI, from the coding sequence ATGCATAATTTTAAAGAACTTAAAGTTTGGCAAGCTGGTATTCAATTATCAAAGTCCATTTTTATATTAACTAAGACATTCCCTAACGATGAAAAAATTGGTTTGGTATCGCAAATGAACAGGGCAGCGGTTTCTATACCTTCAAATATTGCCGAAGGTTGTGGAAGAAAATCCGGCAAAGAGCTCCACCAATTTTTGAATATTGCTTTAGGCTCGGCATTTGAATTAGAAACGCAATTGATAATTGCAAAAGAGTTTGATTACATTAACAATGAAACATTAAATACCACCTGTAACTTAGTTACAGGTATACAAAAGATGATATCCGGCTTGCAAAAAAGTATAGCCATTTAA
- a CDS encoding anthranilate synthase component II codes for MEPKILIIDNYDSFTYNLVHLVNELGLECEVWRNDKFAMEDVDRFDKIILSPGPGIPSEAGLLLKVIERYAPSKSIFGVCLGQQAIAEVFGGSLHNLSRPMHGIATPIKVTDTAEVLFAGLPDVFKVGRYHSWVVSNEGLPAELEITAIDEQDGSIMALRHKTYDVRGVQFHPESILTEFGKEMMGNWLAP; via the coding sequence ATGGAACCTAAAATATTAATAATAGATAATTACGATTCGTTTACTTATAACCTGGTGCATTTGGTTAATGAGCTTGGCCTGGAATGCGAGGTTTGGAGAAACGATAAATTTGCAATGGAAGATGTGGATAGGTTTGATAAGATTATCCTGTCGCCGGGGCCGGGCATCCCGTCAGAGGCTGGTTTATTGCTCAAAGTGATTGAGCGATATGCGCCAAGCAAAAGTATTTTTGGCGTTTGCTTAGGCCAGCAAGCTATTGCCGAAGTTTTTGGCGGCTCACTCCATAACCTAAGCCGCCCTATGCACGGCATCGCTACGCCTATTAAGGTAACCGATACCGCCGAAGTACTGTTTGCCGGTTTGCCCGATGTTTTTAAAGTAGGCCGTTACCACTCGTGGGTAGTATCAAACGAAGGCTTGCCTGCCGAATTGGAAATAACTGCCATTGACGAACAGGATGGCTCAATTATGGCACTAAGGCATAAAACCTACGATGTACGCGGCGTGCAGTTTCACCCCGAATCGATATTAACCGAGTTTGGTAAGGAGATGATGGGGAACTGGTTAGCCCCCTAA
- the trpC gene encoding indole-3-glycerol phosphate synthase TrpC yields MNILDKIVINKKKEVAVAKANVSVAQLEQSPAFNRETYSFRDFLLAPNRTGIIAEFKRRSPSKGIINDKVSVEDVTTGYASAGASALSVLTDTDFFMGEQIDLLNARAVNKIPILRKDFMIDEYQLIEAKAWGADIILLIAAILTPAEIKSMSALAKSLGLNVLLEVHNLEELQRSITPNLTAIGVNNRNLADFTVSVETSFQLFEHIPAEFLKISESAISNTDTIKQLKAAGFNGFLIGENFMKEADPGAAMKEFVKGL; encoded by the coding sequence ATGAACATACTCGATAAAATAGTTATCAATAAAAAAAAGGAAGTAGCCGTAGCTAAGGCTAATGTATCAGTTGCACAATTAGAGCAATCGCCGGCGTTCAATCGTGAAACGTATTCCTTTCGGGATTTTTTACTGGCGCCCAATCGTACCGGCATTATAGCCGAATTTAAACGCCGCTCGCCATCAAAGGGCATAATTAACGATAAGGTATCGGTTGAAGATGTAACTACGGGTTATGCCTCCGCAGGAGCATCGGCATTGTCCGTTTTAACCGATACCGATTTTTTTATGGGTGAGCAGATAGATTTGCTAAACGCGCGTGCTGTAAACAAGATACCCATCCTCCGTAAAGATTTTATGATAGATGAGTACCAGCTTATAGAGGCCAAAGCCTGGGGAGCAGATATTATATTGCTGATAGCGGCCATACTGACACCTGCGGAAATTAAATCGATGTCGGCCCTGGCAAAAAGTTTGGGTTTGAATGTGCTGCTGGAGGTTCATAATTTAGAAGAGTTGCAACGCAGCATCACGCCTAACCTAACAGCCATTGGCGTAAACAACCGTAACCTGGCCGATTTTACCGTTTCGGTAGAAACATCATTTCAATTATTTGAGCATATACCTGCCGAGTTCCTCAAAATATCCGAAAGCGCCATCAGCAATACCGATACCATTAAGCAGCTAAAAGCAGCAGGCTTTAACGGCTTTTTAATTGGCGAAAATTTTATGAAGGAGGCTGACCCGGGAGCGGCGATGAAGGAATTTGTGAAGGGGTTGTAA
- a CDS encoding peptidase associated/transthyretin-like domain-containing protein yields MKLFLTKTLSALLLFVVLLNSGCATIFGHSKYAVTINSNPPASTITITDRKGVEVFKGVTPATVTLRSSAGYFSRGIYQVKFHLTGYEDRTVSIEGSLNGWYIGNILIGGVIGMLIIDPASGAMYKIEDKEINQTLQSSTHAQASLDILDIKSLSAETQKKLVKIN; encoded by the coding sequence ATGAAACTATTCTTAACCAAAACATTATCTGCCCTTTTACTTTTTGTTGTTTTATTAAACTCTGGTTGTGCTACCATTTTTGGCCACAGCAAGTACGCGGTAACTATAAACAGTAACCCACCCGCTTCTACCATTACCATTACAGACAGGAAAGGTGTTGAAGTTTTTAAAGGCGTAACACCTGCCACCGTTACTTTACGCTCAAGTGCCGGATACTTTTCGAGAGGAATATATCAGGTTAAATTTCACCTAACCGGTTACGAAGATAGAACTGTTTCAATAGAAGGAAGTTTAAATGGGTGGTACATTGGTAACATATTAATTGGTGGCGTAATAGGTATGCTAATTATTGACCCGGCAAGTGGTGCTATGTATAAAATAGAAGATAAAGAAATCAATCAAACATTGCAATCAAGTACTCATGCGCAGGCTTCGTTAGATATATTAGATATCAAATCGTTATCAGCCGAAACACAAAAAAAATTAGTTAAGATCAACTAA
- the hflX gene encoding GTPase HflX, with product MKPKFYDTAVKQEKAVLIGVITPDASAEQAKEYLDELQFLVQTAGGVTVGTFTQKMLRPERSTFVGTGKLEEIKAFIDAEEIDIAVFDDGLSPSQLRNIENELQIKILDRNNLILDIFAARAQTSQARTQVELAQLQYLLPRLTRLWTHLERQKGGIGMRGPGESQIETDRRIILNKISLLKDRLKLIDRQNETQRKNRGQLIRVALVGYTNVGKSTIMNMISKSEVFAENKLFATLDTTVRKVVIDNLPFLLSDTVGFIRKLPHSLVECFKSTLDEVREADILLHVVDVSHPNFEDQIKTVNETLKEIGAIDKPVITVFNKIDAYKPIPVTPSEPELKLTLNDFKQSWMAKNNSPAIFISALNKENIEEFRSMVYEHAKAAHTERYPYDNLLY from the coding sequence ATGAAGCCAAAATTTTATGATACTGCTGTGAAGCAGGAGAAGGCAGTTCTGATAGGTGTTATAACACCCGATGCAAGTGCCGAACAAGCTAAAGAATACCTTGACGAATTGCAGTTTTTAGTACAAACAGCAGGTGGCGTAACTGTGGGTACCTTTACCCAAAAAATGTTAAGGCCCGAGCGTTCAACCTTTGTAGGTACGGGTAAGCTGGAAGAGATTAAAGCGTTTATTGATGCCGAAGAAATAGATATTGCCGTTTTTGACGATGGGCTTTCGCCTTCGCAACTGCGTAATATTGAAAATGAGTTACAGATTAAAATACTCGATCGTAATAACCTGATATTGGATATTTTTGCCGCCCGCGCGCAAACATCGCAGGCGCGTACCCAGGTTGAACTGGCGCAACTACAATACCTGTTGCCGCGCCTAACCCGCTTGTGGACCCACTTAGAGCGCCAAAAAGGCGGTATTGGTATGCGCGGACCGGGTGAGTCGCAAATTGAGACAGACAGGCGTATCATCCTGAACAAAATATCGCTGTTAAAAGACCGCTTGAAACTGATTGACAGGCAAAATGAAACACAGCGCAAAAACCGGGGGCAATTAATTCGTGTGGCATTGGTGGGTTATACCAACGTTGGTAAATCAACCATCATGAACATGATCTCAAAATCGGAAGTGTTTGCCGAGAACAAGCTATTTGCCACGCTGGATACTACGGTGCGTAAAGTGGTTATTGATAACCTCCCTTTTTTACTGTCAGACACGGTTGGTTTTATCCGTAAGTTACCGCATAGTTTGGTCGAATGCTTTAAATCAACCTTAGACGAGGTTCGCGAAGCCGATATTTTGCTGCACGTGGTTGATGTTTCGCACCCCAATTTTGAAGATCAGATTAAAACCGTTAACGAAACCCTTAAAGAGATTGGGGCTATAGATAAGCCCGTTATTACGGTATTTAACAAAATTGATGCCTATAAACCAATCCCGGTAACGCCATCAGAGCCTGAGCTGAAACTAACGCTCAACGATTTTAAACAAAGCTGGATGGCAAAAAATAACAGTCCGGCTATATTTATTTCGGCCTTAAACAAGGAGAACATTGAAGAGTTTAGGAGCATGGTATATGAGCATGCAAAAGCAGCACATACCGAACGTTACCCCTACGACAATCTTTTATATTAA